Genomic DNA from Aminobacterium mobile DSM 12262:
TTGCCTCCAAGAATGACCACCTTTTCCCCCTCTATAGAAGAAAGGGCTGTGGAACTAGCAGCTACATTGGTCCCTTTAGAATCATCAATATAACGAACCCCATCTATATCAGCTACAAAAGTACAGCGATGGGAAAGAGGTTTGAAATCCGCTACAAAGCGAGACGCATCAGAGCATTTCATTCCACTTAAAGTAAGAGCAGCCATTGTCATTGCCACATTTTCCAAATTATGGCGACCAATGAGGGATGTGTCTTCATAACGGAAAAGCAACTCATCTACCCCATCTGTACAAAGAAAAGCTTTTTTATCTCCCATTCGAATAAAGGCATGCGTTTTTTGTAACTTCTCTTGTTGCCCTTCCCAAAAAAGAGAAGCTACATGGGATCTTTTATGAGCTTCAAGAGCCCTAACATCGCGATTTTGTACTATCGCCCACTGACCAGGTTCCTGCAAATGAATAAGACGGGCTTTTGCTTCTATATATTTTTCGTAGGAACCATGCCAATCGATATGGTCAGGAGCCAGGTTTGTAACAATAGCTATATGGCTATGTAAATTATGAGCCCAAGCAAGCTGAAAACTACTCAGTTCAATAACAATATAATCCCAATTTTCCTCAGCACAACACGAAAGTGCTTTGCCTATGTTTCCAGCTGCTACTGCCTTGTACCCGCACTTCTCCAATACGAATCCTGTCAAAGCAGTTGTAGTACTCTTTCCATTACTCCCTGTGACCCCAATAATTTTCCCTTGAAGATGCGGCACTACAAAATCTAGTTCCCCCATAACAGGAACGCCGGCACCTAAAGCCTTCTGAATAATAGGAACAGATGGAGATATTCCTGAGCTTACAACTAATACATTCGTGTCAAGTGCTCTTTCGCTATGCCCTCCTGTTTCACAATCTATCCCATTTTCATGGAAGGCCTTTTCAACATGGTCAGGGAGTGATTCTTTATGTTCCGTCACAAAAACTTGCGCACCGAGACGACGGGCTAGGAAAGCTAGACCTTGCCCACTTGTTCCGGCCCCAAGAATCGTTACTTTTTCTCCTTCGTATGATTGGATCGTACCCATAGTGTGTGCCTTCTTTCTCACTATCATGAAATAGTTTATGCCCACCAAGACATCAAAAAGAAGATACAGACAATTGCCCCTAAACCATGAAGAATTAAAAACCTGGTTACAATCTGATCTTCACTCCACCCTGTAAGTTCAAAATGATGATGAAGAGGGCTCATTTTAAAAACTTTTCTCTTGAATTTATGAATAGCTATCAATTGTATAGAAACAGTCAAGATCTCAACACCAAAAATAAAGCCGAGAGGAATCACTGCCATTAAGAAGCCACTTAATGCACAGAGAGAGATAAGAACCCCTGCCAAAAAATGAGAACCGACATCCCCCATAAATACAGCTGCAGGATGAGAATTATACCAAAGAAAAGCCAGACACATTGCAAGGGTAACGATTCCCCCGCTCCGTACATACGTAGCAGCAGGAAGCCAGACAAGGAATGCCACAAGAGAGAGAATAACCGATCCCGCAGCTAAACCATCAAGCCCATCGGTCACATTAACGGCATTCAACATCCCGATAGCTATGAAGGCAAGAAGGGGAACTCCAAGCCATAGAGATAATTCCATATTAGGCCATAAATAAATCCCTTTATACCATCCGACCCAAAAGGCCCACGGCAAGGCAAGGAGTATCTGGGCTACGAGTTTGCCTAGGCTGGGGAGACCTTCGCTTGAGTGTTTTTTGTATTTAATCCAATCATCGATAAAACCGATAAGAGCGGCTCCCCAAGGGAATATCCAGAAAACAAAAGACTCATGCCATGTCCCTGCATTGGATAATGGGAAAAGAAATAAGCACAAAAAAGATACCGCTAAAAACATGAGACCTCCCATAGAAGGAGTTTTGCTCTTCGTTAAAATATGGCTTTGAGGCCCATAATCTTTTTGCACCTGAGACATATCCATTTCGCATGATTTACGAATCCATAACTTCTCTATTAATAAAGAGAGAAAAAATACAAAAAAGAAGAGGAAGAGTCTATTCATTCTTGTTCCCTCCCACTAAAGACGAGACCATAAGATCCAAACGATGGATATGAGATCCCTTCACGAGGAGAAGATCACCTTTATGAAGTCTCGATAAAAGTCCTGCTTCTAAGGCTTTCAAGTCAGCAATACATGCGGCTTTTTTCCGTTCTTCGTCAGACAGTTTCAGATACGGGTCTTTCCATTCCTCTCCTATGAGGAATAACGCATCTAAAGCAAGAGCTTTCTTGAGAACCTCCTCATGCAGCCGCGTGTCATCCTCTCCTAATTCCTTCATACTCCCTAGAACAGCTATTTTTCGCCCTGTCGCAGGAAGATCTAAAAGAGTAGTAAGGGAAGCATCCATAGAGGAAGGATTAGCATTGTATGAGTCGTCAATAAGTATAGCTTCGTTTTTCAATACCATAATGACACCCCGGCCAGGCAGAGCACTCATAGTCTCTAAACCATGAATAGCCTCTCCTAGAGAGAACTGCAACTCTGAACATAAGGCCAGAGCAAAAGCAATAGATAACGAAGCATGTGTACCCCATAACCCCGTGTAAATCTCGTGAGCCCCTCCATCTGGAGTTAAAAGAACAGTTTTCAGACGAGGCAAGCCATCTATTATATGAAAATCGGCTTCTTTTATCCTATAGAGACCGTGGATATATCCCACCCCAACTTTTTTATACTCTCCAGAATATTGAAGAATCTCTTGAGTTAACAACCTGTTATCTTCGTTAAAGAAAATAGTCTTTATATCTGACGATTGGAGGATTTCAAGCTTGGCAGCTATAACTCCCTCCAAAGATTTCAACCCTTCGAGGTGAGCAGAGCTTACCTCCGTTATGATAGCTCTTGTGGGGGGAAAGTACTGAACCATCTCTGCAATCTCTCCAGGTTTATTGGTTCCCATCTCCAAAATTAAGACATCAGTTCCTGGCGGCATTCCTAAAATAGTGAGAGAGCATCCTATGAGCGTATTAAAACTCCGTTCTGCTCCATACGCAAAAGGGAACCTCTCCAAACATTTTTTAATAATTTCCCTCGTCGTTGTTTTCCCGACACTCCCTGTAATAGCAACAACTTCTTGCGGAGCAACTGCCTTGAGATAGGCAGAAGCCATACGAGCCATATCGGTCACAGAATCATTTACTTCTATATAGGCCCTACCATCAAAAGATATCCCTTTCGGCACACGCCCCTTTTCAGCGATAATAAGGGTCGCCCCACGATGTAAGGCATCAATTATATAGTCATGCCCATCTTGGTTAGCTCCTCGTACAGCGACAAAGGCTGAACCAGGATAAACCTCTCGGCTATCAACACAAAAAAAGTCAGGAATTACTATATCACTACCTGACCAAGTAGCACCTATAGAACCAGCTAAATCTGATATCTTCCATAGTTGCCATTTCATTTTATTGCCACCTCAATCCCTGCTTCATGCCCCATTCTTTAATGGTTTCTGAATCATTATATGGAATTCGTTTATCCTGAAGTAAAATATAATGTTCCGGCCCTTTCCCGCTTATCACCACCATATCTCCGGGACGAGCCATAGAGAGCGCTGTTCCGACAGCTTCTTGGCGATTCAAAATACGATAGTGCTCCAACAATGACGACGTAAAACCTTTTTCTATTTCTTCTGCTATCTGAGCAGGGTCTTCGCTACGTGGGTTATCCATAGTTACTACTACTACATCTGCATTTTCAGATGCCACTTGTCCCAAAAGAGGACGATTCCCATGATAGCGCTCTCCCCCATGACCAAAAACAGAGATAAGTCGACCTTTACAGATTTCCCTCATCGCTGACAAAACGTTCTGAAGAGCATCTGGAGTATGTGCGTAATCTACTACAGCACAAACACCATTTTCAAAAAAATATTTTTCGACTCTGCCAGGGACCTGGGGCATAGTTTCCAAGCCTCTTTTTATTGTGGGCATATTTATTCCTACCCCATAAGCAAGAGCAATAACACCGAGAGCATTATAGACATTAAAACGTCCTGTAACAGGAAGATTTAATTCTAAGGATTTCCCCGTCGGCAAGCGGACATCCATCTGAAGACCAGAAAGTCCCATTTCCAGCCACGTAGGATAGACATCATGACCAGCACAAGAACATAATCCGTAAGACAAGCAATGATCCTTATATTCATATAAAAGCCTTTTCCCATACTCATCATCACCATTAATGGCTCCGCACCAATCATGACTGACATATTTTTCAAAAATGCTTTTTTTAGCCATGAAGTAATGTTCCATATCTCCATGATAATCTAGATGCTCTGGAGTTAAATTCGTAAAAATCATGCCACTAAAAAAACAACCATTAAGCCGCCCTTGGACTGCTCCATGAGAAGATACTTCCATTGTGGCACTTTTACACTCATTCCTTACCATACGGGCAAGATATCGTTGAACATCACAACTTTCCGGAGTTGTACGGCTCGCTTCTTCCTCCACATCTCCATCAGAATAAACAATAGTACCCATAAGGCCGCTTTTCTCACCTGAAGCTTGTAAAACACTTCGCATCATATAAGAAGAAGTACTTTTCCCATTTGTTCCAGTTACACCGTACATGGCTAAATGCTCAGACGGACAATCATATACAATAGCTGCCGCATACCCCATGACCCATCGAACATCTTTTACAATAATTTGAGGGACATTTATTTCTAAAGGACGCTTGCATAGCAACGCAATGGCACCTCGCTGGACTGCGTCTGCAGCAAAAACATGGCCATCATGTTTTTCTCCTTGTATACAACAAAAAAGGGAGCCTGGATTACATTCTCTGCTATTGCTAAAAATACTCGTGATAGGCAAGCTCTCCTTTGAGGGGAAAACAACTTGTTCTATTTCTCCGTTCCCCTCTAATATCTTTATAATATTCTGCAGGTCAGACATTCCTCTCACTGCCTCTCTCTTGCCAATTTAAAAAATGTTTAATTGCGCCATATCTTCTACGACAGATCTAAAAACTGGCCCGGCTACACTACCACCATAATACTGCCCTTTAGAGGGTTCGCCTACAACTATAAGCATAGCGTACTTAGGGGATTCATAAGGCCAAAAACCTATAAAAGATGCCACCCATCTTTTTTTAGCGTAAACACCTTTTTCTGCAACTTGAGCAGTTCCAGTTTTACCTGCTATAGCAGTTACCGGCGTATCCGCTAACCTGCCTGTTCCGCGCACTACTACATCCCTCATAACTTTTCGCAGCCATGTCGCAATGGAAGGGGTGACAACTGTACGTATAACTTCCTTTTTCCCTTCGTAAACTTTTTTCCCGTGGCTATCTATAACATCTGCCACTATATAGGGACGTAATAATTCTCCACCATTGATTATGGCATTCATAGCGGTTAAAAGCTGAAGAGGAGAAACTCCAATACCTTGCCCTATGGCTATATTAGCTGGGACAACGCCCCTCCACTGGTCTGGTGATGGCAATAACCCTGCCTCCACCCCGTTGAGTTCTATCCCAGGCGCTACCCCCAACCCCCAATCTTTTAAGCTGTTATACATATCAAAGGGGCGGATCCGAAGTCCTATTTGTGCCATCCCAACATTTGAAGATTTTACCACGATATCCCCTAAAGATAAGGACCCCCAATTACTATTACCTGACTCCGAAATAGATCCATCTGCAACTTTAATTCTGTGAGGTGTAGAGAGGACTTCCGAAGCATACGTTACTTTCCGTTCCAATGCTATGGACACTACTACTGGCTTAAAGGTAGAGCCTGGTTCGTATACTCTGCTTACAGCATTATTAAAAACTTTATTTTTATTGAGCAAGTCCATTCTATTATTAGGGTCAAAAGAAGGGGCACTAGCTAATCCCAATAGTTCCCCTGTAGAAGGATTCATGCAGATAGCAGCTCCCCATCGAGCTTGATTTTTATCTATTGCCTCTTGGAGACGCTGTTCCAAAATATATTGGATACGCATATCCACTGTTAAGCGGATTCTGCCTTTATGTTCTATTTTTTCAAGGTCAGATAACGTTGTAGATACATCTATCGCACGTCCTGTAGCTTCTTTTATAAAAAAACGGATGCCTGGTGGAGAATACAATATCTGATCCCAAACTAGCTCTATTCCTGCAAGTCCGCGATCATCAATATCACAATATCCAATAGCATGTGCTAAAAGAGAGTTTTGTGGATAAAGACGTTTTTTTTCTTGTAGCCGATAGAGTCCGGGTAAATTTAGTGCCATGATGGCGTCAGCTTTTTCTTTACTTATTTTTCGAGCAATCCAATGAAAACGGCCAGCAAGTGGCTTTGATATTTTATCTACAACCTCAGAAGGAAGTAATCCTGACAATGATTTACCATTAGAAGGGTTCCAAAAAGCTGGATCGACAAAAAAACTATATGCTGGCACAGACATAGCTAAAGGATTTTCATGAACATCGACAATAGATCCACGAGTGGTGCTAACAGGGACCTCACTCCAATATTGCCGTTGAGATTGCCGAATAACACGATCATCCGGCATACAATGCACAAAAAACAACCTGCTTAAAACTACAATAAAAGAGATAAATACCCACGGCCAAGGCCCTAACCAGAAATTTCGCTTCATTTTAGTTTCAATCTGCTCCGAAGTATAAAGTCAATTTATCCTAATCTTTTGCTGTGGCTGGAGAAGAGAAGAGTGAAAACAATAAGTTCCATCCATGACTCGAAGCTATAGAAGCAACCTCCATTTCTTCCTTTAAAGCGGGTATTCTCGCTACATGAACTACTCCGGTCTTTACATTAGCAACCATGCCTAGTTTCTTTTGGGAGTAGCCGTAAATAGCTTCTGGAGAAGTTAAAGAAGAAAGCACACGATGCATCTCCGTTTCCTGCATCTCATAACTTTCTATTTGCAAATTAATAGCATGAAGACGAGCCTCAAGTCGGTTAGAGTACAACCTTAATATGCCCAAACCAATAAAAGACACAACCATAGCTAAAATGAAAAAGATAAAATACGGGCTGACTTTTCGTGCCGATCCACAGGGATACTCACATGTTTGGGAATCATACACGGTGTGCACACCTCCCTTAAGAATCCTCTTCCATATCTACTTCTCTCATAAATGCCCGAAACTTAGCGCTTCTAGCCTTATAATTTTCTTCTATTTCCTTTTCTGTAGGAATGAGAGGATGGCGGGTTAAAATAATGCCTTTACCTTCGTTTTTCCAGTCTCTCATGGCGTACTTAACAATGCGGTCTTCTAAAGAATGGTAACTAACAACAATAATGACTCCTTTATCTGCTACTTTTTCGATAGCAGCCTGCAACCCTTCTTCCAATTCAACAAGTTCATTATTTACAAAAATACGAAGGGCCTGAAATACTTTCCGTGCTGGATGTCCCCCCATTTTCCTTTGAACAGGTGCCGGGAGAGAAGCTCTAATGGCCTCTACAAGTTGCGCGGTAGTTGAGATTTGACCGTTTTCTTTTCTATATCTGACAATACCAGATGCTATCCGTCTCGAATATCGCTCCTCTCCATATTTCCAAAAAATATCTGCCAAATCTTTTTCTGAAAAAGTATTTACTACGTCAGAAGCACGGAGCCCCTCAACTTCTTTAGAACTTTCCATGCGCATATCTAAAGGGCCATCTTGTTGGAAAGAAAAGCCTCGTTCCGGAAGGCTTAATTGCAGATTAGAAACTCCTAAATCAAAAACAACTCCATCAGGAGTTACTTTTTCTTTCTCTAACACAGAAACAAGTCTACTGAAGGGAACAAGATAATAGTGAACTCTGTCTCCAAACGCAGCTAAACGGTCACGAGCCATAGAAAGAGCTTGCTCATCTCTATCCACGCCAATAAGTAAAACATCGGGAAATTGTGTAAGGATACTTTCTGCATATCCTCCCAACCCCAATGTTGCGTCGACTATCACACGCGGGACCGGTATCTGCTTGAGATGCTCTACTACCTCATTAATCATAACTGGAATATGCTCTACCATTAGAATCCATCTATCCCTTCTGCTATCTCTGGCAGCTCATCAAGAACAGTTTTGCTATACTGTTCCCAAATACCTTTATCCCAAAGCTCTATATGATCGCTTATCCCCACAAAAAAGGCATCAGTCAGAAGCTCCGCATGATCCCTTAAAATCTGGGGGATAAGGATACGTCCGGCACTATCAATAGCCAATTCATGAGCACTAGCAAGCATAATTCGCATAAGCCCTCTGGTTTTGCTCTTTGAAAAAGGCAAACTTTGCAGTTTTTCCAAAACCTTTTGCCATTCCTCCATGGGATAGAGAGAAACACATCGATCTATACCTATAGTGGCAACAACACACTCCCCGAGCTCCTGCCTGAACTTGGCAGGAATAACCGTTCTTCCTTTAGCATCGACTCGGTGTTCGTAAGTTCCCACTAACATGGGGAAACCTCCCACTTTATGACATTTTCTACCACTTTCTCCCACACTAGCACCTACACATAAAAACAAATAAGCCTGGAGGACTAAAAAATAAATAAAACAATAGTCCTCCAGGCTTATTTTTCATCAAACTATAATAAAGGAGCATTTTATAAGCCGGGTTCTGTGTGAGAGATGACCATTTATCTGGGAAATACCTTACGGTACTTCTCAAGCGACCGTACCCAGGGGTCAGCGGGCCGCCTCTTTCCCCTCTATTCGGCCTTGCTCCGAGCGGGGTTTGCCTGGCATATCGGTTACCCGACACCCGGTGGGCTCTTACCCCACCTTTTCACCCTTACTTTCTACTGCGAGAAAGCGGTTTCTTTCTGTGGCACTTTCCTTTGGTTCGCACCAACTGGACGTTATCCAGCACTCTGCCCTATGGAGCCCGGACTTTCCTCTACACCCAAAGGTGCAGCGGCCATCTAAAATACTCCTTATATATTATTCTAACATTTTTTATTCTTTGAGAAAGAGCAAAATCCTATAAATATGGTATATATGGTTCATAAACTATGGGTAATAATCGGATTAGAACTTAATTGAGGTGAGGAAATGGACGAGATAGAAAAAAAGTATGATTCTCCTGCATACAACAACTTTAAGAAGAAGATACGAAATTTGACTGGGCTTGATCTAAATTCTTATAAAAATCAAATCCACCGTCGCGTGCACATGTTAATGCAAAGATGGAATATAACCGATTATGATGCATATTTTGATTTAGTAAAAAAAGAAGAAAAAAAGCTTCGAGAATTTCTCGATTATCTTACGATTAATGTATCGGAATTCTTTAGGAACCCCCCTCGATGGGATGATCTTCAAAACAAGGTCCTACCTGAATTAATTAAAACTCGGGGATCCAAAAGACTAAAATTGTGGAGTGCTGGCAGCGCTACAGGAGAAGAACCCTATTCTCTTGCAATGTTGTCTATGGAAACAAAACTTCATTGCCCTCCTTATGTACTCGCCAGCGATATAGATGAAGGAGCAATTAAAATTGCACAGAAAGGAGAATATCACATACGGCAGCTAGCCAACCTTTCTCAAGAGTATGTTGATAAATACTTTTCAAAGATAAATGAGGAAAGCTTCTCCATACGGGAAGGAGTCAAGAAACGCGTCAGCTTTGAACGACTCAACTTAATAGACGACCCATTTGGACAAGATTTTGACCTCATCCTCTGTCGAAATGTTGTTATCTATTTTTCGGCAGAGACCAAGAAAAATCTTTATTTAAAATTTTACAAAGCCCTCCGTCCTGGAGGTTTTCTTCTTGTGGGATCTACCGAACAAATTTTTGAACATAAGGCGCTAGGTTTTGAATCTGCCGGGCCATTCCTGTATAAAAAATCTCTTCCTTGATATCTTCTCTCTATAGAAAACCCCTATGCTCTAGTGGGAAATGCCCGAAGCAGTGTAAAAACATGACCTCTATAATTCTCTGATTTTTCACAAAACAGTAAGGCCGGGGAAATTAAATTTCCCCGGCCTTATTGTTTTAATGTGAACGCACTATATCTTTAATTTTCATCAACCGGCTGAGAGTTGACCGCTCCTGCTCATCTAGCTTCATCGTAATATACCGAATAGTTTCGTTAAAGTTAGGTATCATTACGTGTTCCAAAGCATTGACTCGACGTCTCGTTTTTTCAATTTCAGAAGCCATAAGCCGAATAGCCTTTTCTTTTGCTGCCAAAGCAATGAGCTTAGGAATTAACTTGGAGAATCGCTCTAAAGCGACGTCCAAACTCCCTTGAGACGTTGCAAGCCCATAGCTTAAAGCCTCTCCCTGCTGCTCTACCGTATATTCAGGTACAACAACGCTCATGACATTGCGTTCTTGTACTTTCAAATTACATCGTGTCCCTGAAATCATAAGAGCCTGCTCCAGCATTGCAGGTAAAGTCTGAGCCCGAGCAAGAAGGAAACTATGGTAACAATCTCCCAATTCTACCTCAAGCTCCTCTCGCAATGCCTTCCCTTCGCGAGCACGTTCAAGAAAGGCTTTAATTAAGGCATCTTGCTTATCTTTAAGAAGCTTATGTCCACGTTTAGCTACAACGAGTCGTTTTTTTAGACGAGAAAGCTCCATCCGGTTGGGGTTGACGTTCAACCGTGGCATACTTCGTCACCCCCTACTTTACAACGGGAACTGCTTCTTCGTTTTTCCCCTCTTCTTGCAGCCTCGGTTTGAGATATTTCTCTATATATGCATCACGAACACGTTTGAGCTCTTTCACTGGAATCATCGTCAAAAGATTCCAACCTAATTCGAGTGTTTCATCAACTTTGCGGTTCTCATATTCGCCTTGACGGACATATTTGTCTTCAAACTCATCTGCAAAACAGGCAAAGGCCTTATCTTCTTCAGTAAGGGCACCTTCTCCAAGAATAACCGCAAGCTCCTTAGCTTCTTTGCCGCGAGCATAAGCAGCAAAAAGCTGGTTCATAAGGTCTGCATGATCTTCTCTGGTTTTTCCCTTACCGATACCTTTATCCTTAAGACGAGACAAAGAAGGCATAACGTCTACAGGCGGATAGATGCCCTTACGATGAAGACCTCGACTCAAGATAATCTGTCCTTCTGTAATATATCCTGTCAAGTCAGGAATAGGGTGAGTCTTATCGTCTTCTGGCATAGTCAGAATAGGAATCTGAGTAATGGATCCCTTTTTCCCCTTCAGACGACCAGCTCTTTCATACATGGTGGCAAGGTCTGTATAGAGATAACCAGGATAACCTCGCCGTCCCGGAACTTCCTTACGGGCAGCAGAAATCTCTCGCAGTGCTTCGCAGTAGTTGGTTAAGTCTGTCAAAATAACCACTACATGCATATCCTGTTCAAATGCTAGGTACTCCGCAGCTGTCAATGCAAGCCGAGGTGTAGTAATCCGTTCAATAGCTGGGTCATCCGCTAAGTTAACGAACATTACAGTCCTCTGTATAGCGCCAGTTCTTCTGAAGTCTTCCATAAAGAACGAAGCTTCTTCAAAAGTGATACCCATGGCAGCAAAAACAACTGCAAAATCCTCATGCCCGCTAATAACGGTGGCCTGACGAGCTATTTGGGCAGCCATTCTGTTGTGAGGCAGACCACTTCCAGAGAATATAGGCAACTTCTGTCCACGAACCATTGGGTTCATGCCATCAATAGTAGAAATACCGGTCTGGATAAACTCAGAAGGATAGTCTCGAGAATAAGGATTCATCGGCATTCCATTGATATCCAGCTTTTTGTCAGGAAGGATA
This window encodes:
- the murD gene encoding UDP-N-acetylmuramoyl-L-alanine--D-glutamate ligase, producing the protein MGTIQSYEGEKVTILGAGTSGQGLAFLARRLGAQVFVTEHKESLPDHVEKAFHENGIDCETGGHSERALDTNVLVVSSGISPSVPIIQKALGAGVPVMGELDFVVPHLQGKIIGVTGSNGKSTTTALTGFVLEKCGYKAVAAGNIGKALSCCAEENWDYIVIELSSFQLAWAHNLHSHIAIVTNLAPDHIDWHGSYEKYIEAKARLIHLQEPGQWAIVQNRDVRALEAHKRSHVASLFWEGQQEKLQKTHAFIRMGDKKAFLCTDGVDELLFRYEDTSLIGRHNLENVAMTMAALTLSGMKCSDASRFVADFKPLSHRCTFVADIDGVRYIDDSKGTNVAASSTALSSIEGEKVVILGGKGKGEDYGPLAEVVKKEARVAIILGEEKAKILQALENIGFSNCIEVADMEEAVRMAMKAALPGETVLLSPACTSWDMYSSYEKRGEHFQHLVKQYGGKR
- the mraY gene encoding phospho-N-acetylmuramoyl-pentapeptide-transferase, encoding MNRLFLFFFVFFLSLLIEKLWIRKSCEMDMSQVQKDYGPQSHILTKSKTPSMGGLMFLAVSFLCLFLFPLSNAGTWHESFVFWIFPWGAALIGFIDDWIKYKKHSSEGLPSLGKLVAQILLALPWAFWVGWYKGIYLWPNMELSLWLGVPLLAFIAIGMLNAVNVTDGLDGLAAGSVILSLVAFLVWLPAATYVRSGGIVTLAMCLAFLWYNSHPAAVFMGDVGSHFLAGVLISLCALSGFLMAVIPLGFIFGVEILTVSIQLIAIHKFKRKVFKMSPLHHHFELTGWSEDQIVTRFLILHGLGAIVCIFFLMSWWA
- a CDS encoding UDP-N-acetylmuramoyl-tripeptide--D-alanyl-D-alanine ligase, with product MKWQLWKISDLAGSIGATWSGSDIVIPDFFCVDSREVYPGSAFVAVRGANQDGHDYIIDALHRGATLIIAEKGRVPKGISFDGRAYIEVNDSVTDMARMASAYLKAVAPQEVVAITGSVGKTTTREIIKKCLERFPFAYGAERSFNTLIGCSLTILGMPPGTDVLILEMGTNKPGEIAEMVQYFPPTRAIITEVSSAHLEGLKSLEGVIAAKLEILQSSDIKTIFFNEDNRLLTQEILQYSGEYKKVGVGYIHGLYRIKEADFHIIDGLPRLKTVLLTPDGGAHEIYTGLWGTHASLSIAFALALCSELQFSLGEAIHGLETMSALPGRGVIMVLKNEAILIDDSYNANPSSMDASLTTLLDLPATGRKIAVLGSMKELGEDDTRLHEEVLKKALALDALFLIGEEWKDPYLKLSDEERKKAACIADLKALEAGLLSRLHKGDLLLVKGSHIHRLDLMVSSLVGGNKNE
- a CDS encoding UDP-N-acetylmuramoyl-L-alanyl-D-glutamate--2,6-diaminopimelate ligase, producing the protein MSDLQNIIKILEGNGEIEQVVFPSKESLPITSIFSNSRECNPGSLFCCIQGEKHDGHVFAADAVQRGAIALLCKRPLEINVPQIIVKDVRWVMGYAAAIVYDCPSEHLAMYGVTGTNGKSTSSYMMRSVLQASGEKSGLMGTIVYSDGDVEEEASRTTPESCDVQRYLARMVRNECKSATMEVSSHGAVQGRLNGCFFSGMIFTNLTPEHLDYHGDMEHYFMAKKSIFEKYVSHDWCGAINGDDEYGKRLLYEYKDHCLSYGLCSCAGHDVYPTWLEMGLSGLQMDVRLPTGKSLELNLPVTGRFNVYNALGVIALAYGVGINMPTIKRGLETMPQVPGRVEKYFFENGVCAVVDYAHTPDALQNVLSAMREICKGRLISVFGHGGERYHGNRPLLGQVASENADVVVVTMDNPRSEDPAQIAEEIEKGFTSSLLEHYRILNRQEAVGTALSMARPGDMVVISGKGPEHYILLQDKRIPYNDSETIKEWGMKQGLRWQ
- a CDS encoding peptidoglycan D,D-transpeptidase FtsI family protein, with product MKRNFWLGPWPWVFISFIVVLSRLFFVHCMPDDRVIRQSQRQYWSEVPVSTTRGSIVDVHENPLAMSVPAYSFFVDPAFWNPSNGKSLSGLLPSEVVDKISKPLAGRFHWIARKISKEKADAIMALNLPGLYRLQEKKRLYPQNSLLAHAIGYCDIDDRGLAGIELVWDQILYSPPGIRFFIKEATGRAIDVSTTLSDLEKIEHKGRIRLTVDMRIQYILEQRLQEAIDKNQARWGAAICMNPSTGELLGLASAPSFDPNNRMDLLNKNKVFNNAVSRVYEPGSTFKPVVVSIALERKVTYASEVLSTPHRIKVADGSISESGNSNWGSLSLGDIVVKSSNVGMAQIGLRIRPFDMYNSLKDWGLGVAPGIELNGVEAGLLPSPDQWRGVVPANIAIGQGIGVSPLQLLTAMNAIINGGELLRPYIVADVIDSHGKKVYEGKKEVIRTVVTPSIATWLRKVMRDVVVRGTGRLADTPVTAIAGKTGTAQVAEKGVYAKKRWVASFIGFWPYESPKYAMLIVVGEPSKGQYYGGSVAGPVFRSVVEDMAQLNIF
- the rsmH gene encoding 16S rRNA (cytosine(1402)-N(4))-methyltransferase RsmH, which translates into the protein MVEHIPVMINEVVEHLKQIPVPRVIVDATLGLGGYAESILTQFPDVLLIGVDRDEQALSMARDRLAAFGDRVHYYLVPFSRLVSVLEKEKVTPDGVVFDLGVSNLQLSLPERGFSFQQDGPLDMRMESSKEVEGLRASDVVNTFSEKDLADIFWKYGEERYSRRIASGIVRYRKENGQISTTAQLVEAIRASLPAPVQRKMGGHPARKVFQALRIFVNNELVELEEGLQAAIEKVADKGVIIVVSYHSLEDRIVKYAMRDWKNEGKGIILTRHPLIPTEKEIEENYKARSAKFRAFMREVDMEEDS
- the mraZ gene encoding division/cell wall cluster transcriptional repressor MraZ, whose translation is MLVGTYEHRVDAKGRTVIPAKFRQELGECVVATIGIDRCVSLYPMEEWQKVLEKLQSLPFSKSKTRGLMRIMLASAHELAIDSAGRILIPQILRDHAELLTDAFFVGISDHIELWDKGIWEQYSKTVLDELPEIAEGIDGF
- a CDS encoding CheR family methyltransferase, which translates into the protein MDEIEKKYDSPAYNNFKKKIRNLTGLDLNSYKNQIHRRVHMLMQRWNITDYDAYFDLVKKEEKKLREFLDYLTINVSEFFRNPPRWDDLQNKVLPELIKTRGSKRLKLWSAGSATGEEPYSLAMLSMETKLHCPPYVLASDIDEGAIKIAQKGEYHIRQLANLSQEYVDKYFSKINEESFSIREGVKKRVSFERLNLIDDPFGQDFDLILCRNVVIYFSAETKKNLYLKFYKALRPGGFLLVGSTEQIFEHKALGFESAGPFLYKKSLP
- a CDS encoding V-type ATP synthase subunit D, which produces MPRLNVNPNRMELSRLKKRLVVAKRGHKLLKDKQDALIKAFLERAREGKALREELEVELGDCYHSFLLARAQTLPAMLEQALMISGTRCNLKVQERNVMSVVVPEYTVEQQGEALSYGLATSQGSLDVALERFSKLIPKLIALAAKEKAIRLMASEIEKTRRRVNALEHVMIPNFNETIRYITMKLDEQERSTLSRLMKIKDIVRSH